A stretch of the Sorangium aterium genome encodes the following:
- a CDS encoding DUF2169 family type VI secretion system accessory protein, producing the protein MQSPWPLSVVALSPSACGAVLWRMRGAERLTVVVKATFALVHDRSAELAAAADLVRTDQLREGWGSLEEASETAPYLPGAGVIVRGHACAPAGTTATALPVRLALFRDGRWILNKTLHVFGDRTREAPSPRPFSRMPLVYERAFGGPRLDVNPVGVGSDAALPSIVDPGDPMRPAGFGPIARHWAPRRHLLARDQAADPPALDLDGSFDFRYFHAAPADQQIDLLRGDEWIFLEGLHPHWPWLRSSLPSARGLARLYRAGPEGEDHGQPVELVADTLTIDADRLLCSVLWRGNVALLAGDTPARMRVVAGVEMPGQPLAWPSAAAAPSPPHRRHGALGPVAGERPIARTLVVDDNTVDARDSGLVVDRKMKSPFALAAPGSGRASPVTAIPGAPWSARPHLAPLPPLPVAMASGPTNLDAPPLGVAPLDLTVTAITENTAGPVAPPHAPAAPAAASFATRAAPAVASPTAPAVASLGTPAAPAVASPAATSPAATSPEPEIRGLRATLLARLRSGQPLHDLELAGAELDGIDFSGASLERLNLAGSTLTRCNFASARLSGANMSGTDLTDASLHAADLTRADLSRATLDRAQLSSALLKNADLAFAKGSRARFEDASLEGADLRQARLVEAVFDRACLADINATKADISRASLAGANLAGAVLRAAKLKEASLPCANVEGADLRDADLAGANVYGVKLASAKSSGAILRALVEIPPADAGIDGSSAG; encoded by the coding sequence GTGCAATCGCCCTGGCCCCTCTCCGTCGTCGCCCTGTCGCCATCCGCCTGCGGCGCCGTCCTGTGGCGCATGCGGGGCGCAGAGCGGCTCACCGTCGTCGTCAAGGCCACCTTTGCCCTCGTGCACGACAGGAGCGCAGAGCTCGCCGCAGCGGCCGATCTGGTCCGCACCGACCAGCTTCGGGAGGGGTGGGGCAGCCTCGAAGAGGCCAGTGAGACAGCACCCTACCTGCCGGGCGCCGGGGTCATTGTGCGCGGGCACGCCTGCGCGCCCGCGGGAACGACCGCCACGGCTCTCCCGGTGCGGCTCGCGCTCTTCCGCGATGGCCGCTGGATCCTCAACAAGACGCTTCATGTCTTCGGCGACCGCACGCGAGAGGCGCCGAGCCCCCGTCCGTTCAGCAGGATGCCGCTCGTGTACGAGCGCGCGTTCGGCGGCCCACGTCTCGATGTGAACCCGGTGGGCGTGGGCTCCGACGCTGCGCTGCCGAGCATCGTCGATCCGGGCGATCCGATGCGGCCGGCGGGCTTCGGCCCGATCGCGAGGCACTGGGCCCCGCGGCGGCATCTCCTTGCGCGGGATCAGGCGGCCGACCCTCCGGCGCTGGATCTCGATGGCAGCTTCGACTTCCGGTACTTCCACGCCGCGCCTGCGGATCAGCAGATCGACCTCCTCCGCGGCGACGAGTGGATCTTCCTCGAGGGCCTGCACCCGCATTGGCCGTGGCTCCGGTCCAGCCTGCCTTCGGCCCGCGGGCTCGCGCGGCTCTACCGGGCCGGGCCGGAAGGGGAGGACCACGGGCAGCCGGTCGAGCTCGTCGCCGACACGCTGACCATCGACGCCGACCGGCTGCTCTGCTCCGTGCTCTGGCGAGGGAACGTCGCCCTGCTGGCGGGCGACACGCCGGCCCGCATGCGCGTGGTCGCGGGCGTCGAGATGCCGGGGCAGCCCCTGGCGTGGCCTTCTGCAGCGGCCGCGCCTTCGCCGCCCCATCGCCGGCATGGAGCGCTCGGCCCCGTCGCGGGCGAGCGGCCGATCGCCAGGACGCTGGTGGTCGACGACAACACGGTCGATGCCCGCGACAGCGGCCTCGTCGTGGACAGGAAGATGAAGTCGCCGTTCGCGCTCGCCGCGCCCGGCAGCGGGCGTGCTTCCCCGGTGACAGCGATCCCGGGGGCGCCCTGGAGCGCCCGTCCGCACCTGGCGCCGCTGCCTCCGCTGCCCGTCGCCATGGCGAGCGGCCCGACAAACCTCGATGCACCACCGCTTGGTGTTGCGCCCCTCGACCTCACGGTGACGGCGATCACCGAGAACACTGCCGGGCCTGTCGCACCACCGCACGCCCCGGCCGCGCCCGCTGCAGCCTCGTTTGCCACGCGCGCCGCGCCCGCTGTGGCTTCGCCCACCGCGCCCGCTGTGGCTTCGCTCGGCACGCCCGCCGCGCCCGCTGTGGCGTCGCCCGCCGCGACCTCACCCGCCGCCACGTCGCCCGAGCCGGAGATCCGGGGCCTCCGCGCAACGTTGCTCGCCCGCCTCAGGAGCGGCCAGCCGCTCCACGACCTGGAGCTCGCGGGCGCCGAGCTCGACGGCATCGACTTCAGCGGCGCCTCGCTCGAGCGCCTGAACCTCGCCGGCTCGACGCTCACCCGATGCAACTTCGCGTCGGCGCGCCTCTCCGGGGCGAATATGAGCGGTACGGATCTGACGGACGCGAGCCTCCACGCGGCCGATCTGACGCGCGCCGATCTCTCCCGCGCCACGCTGGACCGCGCGCAGCTCTCCTCCGCGCTCCTCAAGAACGCCGACCTCGCCTTCGCGAAGGGGTCGCGCGCGCGCTTCGAGGACGCGTCGCTCGAGGGCGCCGACCTGCGGCAAGCGCGCCTCGTCGAGGCCGTCTTCGATCGGGCGTGCCTCGCGGACATCAACGCGACGAAGGCCGATATCTCGCGAGCGAGCCTCGCGGGCGCCAACCTCGCGGGCGCCGTCCTGCGCGCGGCGAAGCTGAAGGAGGCGAGCCTGCCGTGCGCCAACGTCGAGGGCGCCGATCTGCGCGACGCGGACCTCGCGGGCGCCAACGTCTATGGGGTCAAGCTCGCGAGCGCGAAATCGAGCGGCGCCATCCTGCGCGCGCTCGTCGAGATCCCACCGGCGGACGCCGGCATCGACGGTTCTTCGGCAGGTTGA
- a CDS encoding glucose-6-phosphate isomerase: MDQDRRTPGRGPAPAVLPFDRFRDHLFHDPSLGLWLDVSRIRFGSDFFTTMEPRIQAALAEMAALEGGSIANPDEGRRVGHYWLRAPELAPEAALRAAIEETNARILSFAADVHAARVRPERSARFSRVLVVGIGGSALGPQFVASALGTPADRMQIHFFDNTDPDGIDRTLDAIGDDLGATLAVIISKSGGTKETRNGMLELEAAYRRLGLSLGAHAVAVTGDGSELDRYATKHGFLARFPMWDWVGGRTSELSAVGLLPAALQGLSIVEMLQGARETDEATRSKEVPRNPAALLALAWYSATGGVGRKDMVLLPYKDRLELFSRYLQQLVMESLGKRLDRQGKEVFQGIAVYGNKGSTDQHAYVQQLRDGLDNFFVTFIEVLRDRAPSRGVLEVDPGVTTGDYLDGFLQGTRKALTESGRESITITIDTVDARAVGMLIALYERAVGLYASLVGINAYHQPGVEAGKKAAQEVLDLQAKVLAALGASAGRALSLAEVAKAAGTDDVETVFWVLRHLAANPERGVAREVPQGGSPFDATYRLAR, from the coding sequence ATGGATCAAGACCGCAGAACCCCGGGTCGAGGACCGGCGCCCGCCGTCCTCCCCTTCGATCGCTTCCGGGACCACCTCTTCCACGATCCCAGCCTCGGTCTCTGGCTGGACGTGAGCCGGATCCGCTTCGGGAGCGACTTTTTTACCACGATGGAACCGCGGATTCAGGCGGCGCTGGCCGAGATGGCGGCGCTCGAGGGCGGGAGCATCGCGAATCCTGACGAGGGCCGCCGGGTCGGCCACTACTGGCTGCGCGCGCCGGAGCTCGCGCCCGAGGCGGCGCTCCGCGCGGCGATCGAGGAGACGAACGCGCGGATCCTGAGCTTCGCCGCGGACGTTCACGCGGCGCGGGTCCGGCCGGAGCGGTCGGCCCGCTTCAGCAGGGTGCTCGTCGTCGGGATCGGCGGCTCGGCGCTCGGGCCTCAGTTCGTCGCCTCGGCGCTGGGGACGCCGGCCGACCGGATGCAGATCCATTTCTTCGACAACACGGATCCCGACGGGATCGATCGCACGCTGGACGCCATCGGGGACGATCTCGGCGCGACGCTCGCGGTGATCATCTCGAAGTCGGGCGGGACGAAGGAGACGCGCAACGGAATGCTCGAGCTCGAGGCGGCGTACCGTCGGCTCGGCCTCTCGCTCGGCGCGCACGCGGTCGCGGTGACGGGGGACGGCAGCGAGCTCGACCGGTACGCGACGAAGCACGGCTTCCTCGCCCGCTTCCCGATGTGGGACTGGGTCGGCGGTCGCACGAGCGAGCTCTCTGCGGTCGGCCTGCTGCCGGCGGCGCTCCAGGGGCTGTCGATCGTCGAGATGCTGCAGGGGGCGCGCGAGACGGACGAGGCCACGCGCTCGAAGGAGGTGCCCCGGAACCCGGCGGCGCTGCTCGCGCTCGCCTGGTACTCGGCGACGGGCGGCGTGGGCCGGAAGGACATGGTGCTGCTGCCCTACAAGGACCGGCTCGAGCTCTTCTCGCGCTACCTCCAGCAGCTCGTGATGGAGTCGCTCGGCAAGCGGCTCGATCGGCAGGGCAAGGAGGTCTTCCAGGGCATCGCCGTGTACGGCAACAAGGGCTCGACGGATCAGCACGCGTACGTGCAGCAGCTCCGTGACGGGCTCGACAACTTCTTCGTCACGTTCATCGAGGTGCTGCGGGATCGCGCGCCGTCGCGCGGCGTGCTCGAGGTCGACCCCGGCGTCACGACGGGCGACTACCTCGACGGCTTCCTCCAGGGGACGCGCAAGGCGCTGACCGAGAGCGGGCGCGAGTCGATCACGATCACGATCGACACGGTCGACGCGCGCGCCGTCGGCATGCTGATCGCGCTCTACGAGCGCGCGGTGGGCCTGTACGCGTCGCTCGTGGGCATCAACGCGTACCACCAGCCCGGCGTCGAGGCCGGCAAGAAGGCGGCGCAGGAGGTGCTCGACCTGCAGGCCAAGGTGCTCGCGGCGCTCGGCGCGAGCGCGGGCCGCGCGCTGTCGCTCGCGGAGGTCGCGAAGGCGGCGGGCACGGACGACGTCGAGACGGTCTTCTGGGTCCTGCGCCACCTCGCGGCGAACCCGGAGCGCGGCGTCGCGCGGGAGGTGCCGCAGGGCGGCTCGCCGTTCGACGCGACGTACCGTCTGGCGCGCTGA